A portion of the Lycium ferocissimum isolate CSIRO_LF1 unplaced genomic scaffold, AGI_CSIRO_Lferr_CH_V1 ctg640, whole genome shotgun sequence genome contains these proteins:
- the LOC132045276 gene encoding serine/threonine-protein kinase BRI1-like 2: protein MDTNSNHIDQFLHKTLIFLAFILILASEKAGASSIKTDAEALFLFKNMIQKDPSGVLSSWQHKNNPCSWKGVTCNSLGRVTNLDLQRSELVGEVSFSPFNSLDMLTVLNLSSNSFYVNASASLSQLPYSLKQLELSFTGLAGFVPENFLAKCPNLEYVSLSFNNITGTLPQNFLLHTDKLQYLAMDYNNLTGSISDLKIETCNSLLHLDLSGNQITDSIPSALSNCTTLQELVMAENYFSGPIPSSFGELKSLQRLDLSKNHLTGWIPSEFGNSCSSLVELKLSNNNITGSIPNSFSSCSSLLNLDLSNNNLTGPFPDSILQNLGSLETLQMSSNKISGPFPASLSFCKKLRVVDFSSNMINGIIPPDLCPGASSLEELRAPDNSLYGPIPSQLSQCSKLKTIDFSLNYLNGSIPSELGKLENLQQLIAWYNSLEGNIPAELGKCSNLKNLILNNNYLRGKIPTELFNCGNLEWISLTSNGLSGEIPKEFGYLSRLAVLQLANNSLSGQIPSELVNCSSLVWLDLSSNRLNGEIPPRLGRQQGAKALTGILSGNTLVFVRNVGNSCRGVGGLLEFYGIHPERLQQVPSLKSCDFTRLYSGPVLSAFTRYQTIEYLDLSYNELRGKIPDEFGDMIALQVLVISHNQLSGEIPSSLGGLKNLGVFDASHNRLQGQIPDSFSQLSFLVQIDLSNNELTGQIPSRGQLSTLPASQYANNPGLCGVPLDECKYTGPANTNGDGERTEKRSSAASWANSIVLGILISIASVCILIVWAIAMRARRREAEGVKMLSSLGGNYAASTWKIDKEKEPLSINVATFQRQLRKLKFSQLIEATNGFSAASLIGSGGFGEVFKATLKDGSSVAIKKLIRLSCQGDREFMAEMETLGKIKHKNLVPLLGYCKVGEERLLVYEFMEYGSLEEMLHGKTRTHDRRILTWEERKKIARGAAKGLCFLHHNCIPHIIHRDMKSSNVLLDNEMDARVSDFGMARLISALDTHLSVSTLAGTPGYVPPEYYQSFRCTAKGDVYSFGVVLLELLTGKRPTDKEDFGDTNLVGWVKMKVREGKSMEVIDQELLSTKGNDEAEVVEVKEMVRYLEITMQCVEDFASKRPNMLQVVAMLRELMPGSSSSNSG, encoded by the exons ATGGATACCAATTCAAACCATATTGATCAATTCCTTCACAAAACATTGATTTTCTTGGCTTTTATCTTGATTCTTGCATCCGAAAAAGCCGGTGCTTCCTCCATTAAAACTGATGCTGAGGCACTTTTTCTCTTCAAGAACATGATACAAAAAGACCCTTCTGGTGTTTTATCATCATGGCAGCATAAAAATAATCCATGTTCATGGAAAGGTGTAACTTGCAACAGTCTTGGAAGAGTTACAAATCTTGATCTTCAACGATCTGAACTTGTTGGAGaggtttctttttctcctttcaaTTCTCTAGATATGTTAACTGTCCTCAATTTGTCTTCGAATTCGTTCTATGTAAATGCCTCGGCGTCTTTGAGTCAACTACCTTATAGTTTGAAGCAACTTGAACTTTCCTTCACTGGTCTAGCAGGATTTGTACCTGAGAATTTCCTTGCAAAATGTCCAAATCTTGAATATGTtagtctttctttcaataacATCACAGGTACTTTGCCTCAGAATTTCTTGTTGCATACTGATAAGTTGCAGTATCTTGCAATGGACTATAATAATCTCACAGGTTCAATTTCTGATCTCAAGATTGAGACTTGTAATTCCTTGTTACATCTCGATTTGTCAGGGAATCAGATAACAGATTCAATTCCTTCTGCTTTGTCTAATTGTACAACTCTTCAAGAACTTGTTATggctgaaaattatttttcaggTCCAATTCCAAGCTCTTTTGGTGAGCTTAAAAGCTTACAAAGATTGGATCTTTCCAAGAATCATCTAACTGGTTGGATCCCATCTGAATTTGGAAACTCATGTAGTTCACTTGTGGAACTCAAGCTTTCTAATAACAACATCACTGGTTCAATTCCAAATTCGTTCTCATCATGTTCTTCTTTACTGAATCTTGATCTATCGAACAATAATTTAACCGGTCCATTTCCTGATTCGATACTCCAAAATTTAGGCTctttagagactttgcaaatGAGTAGCAACAAAATTTCTGGTCCATTCCCTGCTTCCCTTTCATTTTGCAAAAAACTCCGGGTCGTAGATTTCAGTTCCAACATGATTAATGGGATAATTCCACCAGATTTATGCCCTGGAGCTTCTTCATTGGAAGAACTAAGAGCACCTGATAATTCACTTTATGGTCCAATTCCATCTCAACTTTCCCAATGTTCAAAGTTAAAGACAATTGATTTTAGTTTGAACTATTTGAATGGTTCAATTCCATCAGAATTAGGGAAGTTAGAGAATCTTCAGCAACTTATTGCTTGGTACAATAGTTTGGAAGGGAATATACCAGCAGAGTTGGGAAAGTGTAGTAATTTGAAGAATCTTATTCTTAACAACAACTACTTGAGAGGGAAAATTCCAACTGAATTGTTCAATTGTGGTAATCTTGAGTGGATTTCTCTTACAAGCAATGGACTAAGTGGTGAGATTCCTAAAGAATTTGGTTACTTATCAAGGCTGGCTGTTTTGCAACTTGCAAATAACAGTTTAAGTGGTCAGATCCCAAGTGAATTGGTTAACTGCAGTAGCTTGGTTTGGTTAGATTTGAGCAGCAACAGGTTAAACGGCGAGATCCCACCTCGACTTGGTAGGCAACAAGGAGCTAAAGCACTGACTGGAATTCTCTCGGGTAACACTTTGGTGTTTGTCCGAAATGTGGGAAATTCGTGCAGAGGCGTTGGAGGATTGCTCGAGTTCTATGGAATTCATCCTGAAAGGCTTCAACAGGTTCCATCACTAAAGAGTTGTGATTTCACTCGGTTGTATTCTGGCCCGGTTCTTAGTGCTTTTACTCGGTATCAGACTATCGAGTACCTTGATCTTTCTTACAACGAGCTACGTGGGAAAATCCCTGATGAGTTTGGTGACATGATAGCTTTACAAGTTCTTGTTATATCACACAATCAATTGTCTGGTGAAATTCCTTCATCACTTGGAGGATTAAAGAATTTGGGAGTGTTTGATGCATCACATAACAGATTGCAGGGACAAATTCCTGATTCATTTtcacaactttcattcttggtgcAAATTGACCTGTCTAATAATGAATTAACAGGGCAAATTCCATCAAGGGGTCAGTTAAGTACACTTCCTGCAAGCCAATATGCAAACAATCCAGGACTCTGTGGGGTTCCGTTGGACGAATGCAAATATACGGGCCCCGCAAATACGAATGGAGATGGAGAAAGGACAGAAAAAAGAAGTTCAGCTGCATCTTGGGCTAATAGCATTGTCCTTGGAATCCTCATTTCCATTGCCTCAGTTTGCATTTTGATTGTTTGGGCTATTGCTATGCGCGCGAGGCGAAGAGAGGCAGAAGGAGTGAAAATGCTTAGTAGTTTGGGCGGTAATTATGCAGCCTCAACATGGAAGATTGACAAAGAAAAGGAGCCATTGAGCATCAATGTAGCAACTTTCCAAAGACAACTTAGGAAGTTGAAGTTCTCACAACTTATTGAGGCCACAAATGGATTCTCAGCCGCGAGCCTCATTGGCTCAGGAGGTTTTGGAGAAGTTTTCAAAGCCACATTGAAGGATGGCTCAAGTGTTGCAATCAAGAAACTCATCAG GTTGAGTTGCCAAGGTGACCGAGAGTTTATGGCTGAAATGGAGACATTAGGAAAGATCAAGCACAAGAATCTTGTACCTCTTTTAGGATACTGCAAAGTTGGTGAGGAAAGACTTTTAGTTTATGAGTTCATGGAATATGGAAGCCTTGAAGAAATGCTACACGGGAAGACAAGAACGCACGATAGAAGGATCCTAACATgggaggaaaggaaaaaaatagcaAGAGGAGCAGCCAAAGGACTCTGTTTCCTTCATCACAATTGCATCCCACACATCATCCACCGCGATATGAAGTCAAGTAACGTGCTTTTAGACAACGAAATGGATGCCAGGGTGTCCGATTTTGGCATGGCAAGGCTCATAAGCGCGCTAGACACACACCTTAGTGTGAGTACACTAGCAGGGACACCAGGATATGTGCCACCTGAGTACTATCAGAGTTTTAGGTGCACGGCTAAGGGGGACGTTTACTCGTTTGGGGTCGTGCTACTTGAACTCTTGACGGGTAAAAGGCCAACGGATAAGGAGGATTTCGGTGACACTAACTTGGTAGGATGGgtgaaaatgaaagtaagaGAAGGGAAATCAATGGAAGTAATTGATCAGGAATTGTTATCAACTAAAGGGAATGATGAAGCAGAAGTAGTAGAAGTGAAAGAGATGGTAAGGTACTTAGAGATAACAATGCAATGTGTAGAGGATTTTGCATCAAAAAGGCCTAATATGTTGCAAGTTGTGGCTATGTTAAGAGAGCTTATGCCTGGAAGTAGTTCAAGCAACAGTGGTTAA
- the LOC132045294 gene encoding D-galacturonate reductase-like encodes MQQVTLNNCDKAMPVIGMGTASSSRPGPAPDSSETTVKSAVLEAIKAGYRHFDTAFIYPSEKPLGEAIVEAIHLGLIKSRDELFITTKLWCTFAQRDQVVHACKLSLQKLQLEYVDMYLIHQPLRISEKIQQLPVPKEIIYPLDIKGVWEGMEECKSLGLTKGIGVSNFSCKKLEELLSVAKIPPAVNQVEMNPIWQQKELREFCKAKGIHITAYSPLGANNTLWGDNRVVECDVLTQIAKSKGKTTAQVALRWVYEQGVSLVTKSFNKERMKENLQIFDWSLSEQDLQKISELPQHRGFSMASLYGPHDLLLQLDAEI; translated from the exons atgcaacaagTGACATTGAACAATTGTGACAAAGCCATGCCGGTGATTGGCATGGGAACTGCTTCTTCATCTCGGCCAGGGCCCGCGCCGGACTCATCGGAGACGACGGTGAAATCTGCCGTATTGGAGGCCATTAAAGCCGGCTACCGCCACTTCGACACGGCTTTTATTTATCCATCGGAAAAGCCTCTAGGAGAAGCCATTGTTGAGGCTATTCATCTTGGCCTTATAAAGTCAAGGGATGAACTTTTCATAACTACTAAGTTATGGTGCACTTTTGCTCAACGTGACCAAGTTGTTCATGCTTGTAAACTTAGTCTTCA AAAATTGCAATTGGAATATGTGGATATGTATTTAATTCACCAACCTTTGAGAATAAGTGAAAAGATACAACAACTCCCAGTtccaaaagaaataatttaccCATTGGATATCAAGGGTGTGTGGGAAGGCATGGAAGAATGCAAAAGTCTTGGACTCACAAAGGGAATTGGGGTTAGTAATTTCTCTTGCAAAAAACTTGAGGAATTACTTTCCGTTGCTAAAATTCCTCCTGCTGTTAATCAA GTGGAGATGAACCCAATTTGGCAACAAAAGGAACTGAGGGAATTTTGCAAGGCAAAGGGAATTCACATCACTGCTTATTCTCCCTTGGGTGCAAATAATACATTATGGGGTGATAACAGAGTTGTTGAATGTGATGTTCTAACTCAAATAGCCAAATCCAAAGGGAAAACAACTGCTCAG GTAGCATTAAGGTGGGTTTATGAGCAAGGGGTGAGTCTTGTTACAAAGAGTTTCAACAAGGAGAGAATGAAAGAGAACCTTCAAATATTTGATTGGTCACTTTCTGAACAAGACTTGCAAAAAATAAGTGAACTTCCACAGCACAGAGGTTTTAGCATGGCCTCTCTTTATGGACCTCATGATCTTTTGCTGCAATTAGATGCAGAAATCTAA
- the LOC132045293 gene encoding probable potassium transporter 17 isoform X1 has product MDREPEKHDSKSDATVVMAMHEDDTIINNHQKDTGRWGTLVLAYKTLGVVFGGLVTSPLYVYPSMPFKSPTKDDYLGIYSIMFWTLTLIGGVKYASIALKADDQGEGGTFALYSLLCRNINIGILSSKNANLNSSNSYVNQSRKPSRLGKFFERSLISRRVLLFIAMLGMCMLIGDGILTPAISVLSAMDGIRARFPSVSKSLVEAFSAIIIIIIFLLQKFGTSRVSFVFSPIMGAWTLTTPLVGIYSIIKYYPSIFKAISPHYIVHFFLRNGKQGWICLGGTIMCITGSEAMFADLGHFNRSSIRIAFFGTIYPSLVLTYAGQTAYLIRNPSDQADGFYKFIPSAVYWPMFVIATLAAIVASQSLISATFSVIKQSVVLDYFPRVKVVHTSSSNEGEVYSPEVNYILMILCVAVILIFGDGQDIGNAFGVVVSMVMLITTILLTLVMIIIWRTPLALVALYFIVFFVMESVYVSAICTKIPEGGWIPFAISLILAFIMFGWFYGRQRKLEYELTHKIDLERFRTLLTDPGVQRVPGICFFYTNIQDGLTPILGHYIKNMRSLHKVTVFTTLRYLLVPKVAPDERIVVSKLGLKGVYRCVIQYGYSDKLSLEGDDLVNQVIESLRSHVLHCSNHNSVEVDDETSKLEEAKLAGVVHIRGKTRFHIGKHSGWFDRTMLAFYEVLHSNCRSALPALGVPLPQRIEVGMLYEA; this is encoded by the exons ATGGATCGAGAACCAGAAAAGCATGACTCTAAGTCGGATGCAACGGTTGTAATGGCCATGCATGAGGATGATACCATTATTAACAATCACCAAAAG GACACTGGACGATGGGGTACCTTGGTCCTTGCATACAAGACCTTAGGAGTTGTTTTTGGGGGTCTCGTCACATCTCCACTTTATGTATATCCATCAATGCCGTTCAAGTCTCCAACTAAGGATGACTATTTGGGGATCTACAGCATAATGTTTTGGACGCTCACTCTAATTGGTGGTGTCAAATATGCTAGTATAGCTCTCAAAGCTGATGATCAGGGCGAAG GTGGAACATTTGCTCTTTATTCATTACTCTGCAGGAATATAAATATCGGGATTCTTTCTTCCAAGAATGCCAATTTAAATTCAAGCAATTCTTATGTTAACCAATCAAGAAAGCCAAGTAGGCTGGGCAAATTTTTTGAGAGGAGTCTGATTTCCAGAAGGGTACTGCTTTTCATTGCAATGTTGGGTATGTGCATGCTAATTGGTGATGGCATACTTACACCTGCCATCTCAG TGTTGTCTGCAATGGATGGCATAAGAGCACGTTTTCCCTCGGTCAGTAAAT CATTGGTAGAAGCTTTCTCAGcaatcattatcattattatattcCTCCTGCAGAAATTTGGTACTTCACGAGTGAGTTTCGTGTTCTCTCCTATCATGGGTGCATGGACTCTTACAACTCCTCTCGTTGGGATATACAGTATCATAAAGTATTATCCTAGCATATTCAAGGCAATATCACCTCATTACATAGTCCACTTCTTCTTAAGAAATGGAAAACAAGGATGGATATGTCTTGGTGGTACCATCATGTGCATTACAG GTTCTGAAGCTATGTTTGCTGATCTTGGTCATTTCAACAGGAGTTCAATACGG ATAGCATTTTTTGGTACTATATATCCATCATTAGTGCTGACATATGCGGGGCAGACTGCATATCTGATCAGAAATCCCAGTGACCAAGCTGATGGATTTTACAAGTTTATACCATCTGCTGTGTACTGGCCAATGTTTGTGATAGCCACATTAGCTGCAATAGTTGCAAGTCAGTCACTGATTTCAGCCACCTTTTCTGTTATTAAGCAATCAGTCGTTTTGGATTATTTTCCTCGGGTGAAGGTAGTTCACACATCCTCCAGCAATGAAGGTGAGGTTTACTCACCAGAAGTTAACTACATCCTTATGATTCTCTGCGTTGCTGTAATACTCATCTTTGGAGATGGACAAGACATCGGAAACGCCTTCG GTGTTGTTGTTAGCATGGTTATGCTTATAACCACTATATTGCTAACATTGGTTATGATCATTATTTGGAGAACTCCACTAGCTCTTGTCGCACTCTACTTCATTGTGTTTTTCGTGATGGAAAGTGTCTACGTGAGTGCAATCTGCACAAAAATTCCAGAAGGTGGTTGGATTCCTTTTGCCATCTCTCTCATTCTTGCTTTCATTATGTTTGGCTGGTTCTATGGTAGACAGAGAAAGCTCGAATATGAGTTGACACACAAGATAGACTTAGAGAGATTTAGGACACTGCTAACGGATCCAGGTGTTCAGAGAGTTCCTGGAATCTGCTTCTTCTATACGAATATCCAAGACGGTTTAACCCCAATTTTAGGTCATTACATAAAGAACATGAGATCTCTGCACAAAGTTACTGTATTTACAACTCTTCGATATTTGCTGGTTCCTAAAGTAGCACCGGATGAAAGGATTGTCGTTAGTAAACTAGGTCTCAAAGGAGTTTATAGATGTGTGATTCAGTATGGTTATTCAGATAAACTTAGTCTTGAAGGGGATGATTTGGTTAATCAAGTTATCGAGAGTTTACGGTCTCATGTGCTTCACTGCTCCAACCATAATTCAGTGGAAGTAGACGATGAAACTTCCAAGTTGGAAGAGGCCAAGCTTGCTGGAGTGGTCCATATTCGTGGAAAGACGAGGTTTCATATCGGTAAGCATTCTGGCTGGTTTGATAGAACTATGCTCGCTTTCTATGAAGTTTTGCACAGCAATTGCAGATCTGCACTGCCTGCTTTGGGTGTACCATTACCTCAACGTATCGAGGTTGGAATGCTCTATGAGGCTTAA
- the LOC132045293 gene encoding probable potassium transporter 17 isoform X2: MDTGRWGTLVLAYKTLGVVFGGLVTSPLYVYPSMPFKSPTKDDYLGIYSIMFWTLTLIGGVKYASIALKADDQGEGGTFALYSLLCRNINIGILSSKNANLNSSNSYVNQSRKPSRLGKFFERSLISRRVLLFIAMLGMCMLIGDGILTPAISVLSAMDGIRARFPSVSKSLVEAFSAIIIIIIFLLQKFGTSRVSFVFSPIMGAWTLTTPLVGIYSIIKYYPSIFKAISPHYIVHFFLRNGKQGWICLGGTIMCITGSEAMFADLGHFNRSSIRIAFFGTIYPSLVLTYAGQTAYLIRNPSDQADGFYKFIPSAVYWPMFVIATLAAIVASQSLISATFSVIKQSVVLDYFPRVKVVHTSSSNEGEVYSPEVNYILMILCVAVILIFGDGQDIGNAFGVVVSMVMLITTILLTLVMIIIWRTPLALVALYFIVFFVMESVYVSAICTKIPEGGWIPFAISLILAFIMFGWFYGRQRKLEYELTHKIDLERFRTLLTDPGVQRVPGICFFYTNIQDGLTPILGHYIKNMRSLHKVTVFTTLRYLLVPKVAPDERIVVSKLGLKGVYRCVIQYGYSDKLSLEGDDLVNQVIESLRSHVLHCSNHNSVEVDDETSKLEEAKLAGVVHIRGKTRFHIGKHSGWFDRTMLAFYEVLHSNCRSALPALGVPLPQRIEVGMLYEA, from the exons ATG GACACTGGACGATGGGGTACCTTGGTCCTTGCATACAAGACCTTAGGAGTTGTTTTTGGGGGTCTCGTCACATCTCCACTTTATGTATATCCATCAATGCCGTTCAAGTCTCCAACTAAGGATGACTATTTGGGGATCTACAGCATAATGTTTTGGACGCTCACTCTAATTGGTGGTGTCAAATATGCTAGTATAGCTCTCAAAGCTGATGATCAGGGCGAAG GTGGAACATTTGCTCTTTATTCATTACTCTGCAGGAATATAAATATCGGGATTCTTTCTTCCAAGAATGCCAATTTAAATTCAAGCAATTCTTATGTTAACCAATCAAGAAAGCCAAGTAGGCTGGGCAAATTTTTTGAGAGGAGTCTGATTTCCAGAAGGGTACTGCTTTTCATTGCAATGTTGGGTATGTGCATGCTAATTGGTGATGGCATACTTACACCTGCCATCTCAG TGTTGTCTGCAATGGATGGCATAAGAGCACGTTTTCCCTCGGTCAGTAAAT CATTGGTAGAAGCTTTCTCAGcaatcattatcattattatattcCTCCTGCAGAAATTTGGTACTTCACGAGTGAGTTTCGTGTTCTCTCCTATCATGGGTGCATGGACTCTTACAACTCCTCTCGTTGGGATATACAGTATCATAAAGTATTATCCTAGCATATTCAAGGCAATATCACCTCATTACATAGTCCACTTCTTCTTAAGAAATGGAAAACAAGGATGGATATGTCTTGGTGGTACCATCATGTGCATTACAG GTTCTGAAGCTATGTTTGCTGATCTTGGTCATTTCAACAGGAGTTCAATACGG ATAGCATTTTTTGGTACTATATATCCATCATTAGTGCTGACATATGCGGGGCAGACTGCATATCTGATCAGAAATCCCAGTGACCAAGCTGATGGATTTTACAAGTTTATACCATCTGCTGTGTACTGGCCAATGTTTGTGATAGCCACATTAGCTGCAATAGTTGCAAGTCAGTCACTGATTTCAGCCACCTTTTCTGTTATTAAGCAATCAGTCGTTTTGGATTATTTTCCTCGGGTGAAGGTAGTTCACACATCCTCCAGCAATGAAGGTGAGGTTTACTCACCAGAAGTTAACTACATCCTTATGATTCTCTGCGTTGCTGTAATACTCATCTTTGGAGATGGACAAGACATCGGAAACGCCTTCG GTGTTGTTGTTAGCATGGTTATGCTTATAACCACTATATTGCTAACATTGGTTATGATCATTATTTGGAGAACTCCACTAGCTCTTGTCGCACTCTACTTCATTGTGTTTTTCGTGATGGAAAGTGTCTACGTGAGTGCAATCTGCACAAAAATTCCAGAAGGTGGTTGGATTCCTTTTGCCATCTCTCTCATTCTTGCTTTCATTATGTTTGGCTGGTTCTATGGTAGACAGAGAAAGCTCGAATATGAGTTGACACACAAGATAGACTTAGAGAGATTTAGGACACTGCTAACGGATCCAGGTGTTCAGAGAGTTCCTGGAATCTGCTTCTTCTATACGAATATCCAAGACGGTTTAACCCCAATTTTAGGTCATTACATAAAGAACATGAGATCTCTGCACAAAGTTACTGTATTTACAACTCTTCGATATTTGCTGGTTCCTAAAGTAGCACCGGATGAAAGGATTGTCGTTAGTAAACTAGGTCTCAAAGGAGTTTATAGATGTGTGATTCAGTATGGTTATTCAGATAAACTTAGTCTTGAAGGGGATGATTTGGTTAATCAAGTTATCGAGAGTTTACGGTCTCATGTGCTTCACTGCTCCAACCATAATTCAGTGGAAGTAGACGATGAAACTTCCAAGTTGGAAGAGGCCAAGCTTGCTGGAGTGGTCCATATTCGTGGAAAGACGAGGTTTCATATCGGTAAGCATTCTGGCTGGTTTGATAGAACTATGCTCGCTTTCTATGAAGTTTTGCACAGCAATTGCAGATCTGCACTGCCTGCTTTGGGTGTACCATTACCTCAACGTATCGAGGTTGGAATGCTCTATGAGGCTTAA